From the genome of Argentina anserina chromosome 4, drPotAnse1.1, whole genome shotgun sequence, one region includes:
- the LOC126790902 gene encoding probable F-box protein At1g44080 gives MDENFVVTLINPFSRVKGREKENSVIYLPPLIPPEGSEAQWSAECDSYIFKATISADPILSVNDCIVMIIYDDLYKLAFIRLGDTTWSYTNVRTHFEEAVHVENNICVVDYWSKLHSIDVTSQCHEDGVKLVAHGVKRPDDDYVKSYLVESSKERGLLMVRRYYYHDEDNNNKRVTTKFKVYELDFNEHRWVQKRTLGNVALFLGDNSSISVSASNFTGCLSNCIYFNHDADDVGFEYEFFHDFGVYDVKRKSFIPVENTDAATLVKKSKQPSIWVLPTFQL, from the coding sequence ATGGATGAGAACTTTGTAGTAACCTTAATCAATCCATTTTCAAGGGTtaaagggagagagaaagaaaattcAGTCATCTATCTTCCTCCATTAATCCCCCCAGAGGGAAGTGAAGCACAATGGTCCGCAGAATGTGACTCCTATATATTCAAGGCTACAATCTCAGCTGATCCAATTTTAAGTGTGAATGATTGCATTGTTATGATTATATATGATGATTTATATAAACTGGCTTTTATAAGACTTGGGGACACAACATGGAGTTATACGAATGTTCGTACTCATTTTGAAGAAGCTGTCCATGTTGAGAATAACATCTGCGTTGTTGATTATTGGTCCAAACTTCACTCTATTGATGTTACTTCCCAATGTCACGAAGATGGTGTTAAATTGGTGGCACACGGCGTTAAACGACCTGATGATGACTATGTTAAAAGTTATTTAGTGGAGTCAAGTAAAGAGAGAGGCTTGTTGATGGTTCGAAGGTATTATTATCATGATGAAGACAACAATAACAAACGTGTGACAACAAAATTCAAAGTGTACGAGTTGGATTTCAATGAGCATCGATGGGTCCAAAAAAGAACCTTAGGTAATGTTGCTCTCTTTCTTGGTGATAATTCTTCAATATCAGTGTCAGCTTCCAATTTTACTGGATGTTTATCGAATTGCATATACTTCAATCATGATGCTGATGACGTAGGATTTGAATATGAATTTTTTCATGATTTTGGTGTATATGATGTAAAACGTAAGAGCTTTATACCAGTTGAGAATACTGATGCAGCAACGCTAGTGAAGAAGAGCAAACAACCATCGATATGGGTTTTGCCAACATTTCAATTGTAA
- the LOC126791231 gene encoding uncharacterized protein LOC126791231 isoform X1, whose amino-acid sequence MEAITSYGVCNYLREFNSISTSGFLVPLHDHESDRYPLDLSSSSAIPGQLHYQLIFTHALLLYVLAAHGLLYNMLNSETHELLDPLTTAADDHSIFDKIDVFYAAPKMTETYAALASQTDISFAWNSSASSIERSLYRSVVLTRKAWLENQLVKARRQPFMSFAKLEKWVTLPIKVVNVFLYVIFTGGSSLCI is encoded by the exons ATGGAGGCTATTACTAGCTATGGTGTTTGTAACTACCTCAGAGAGTTTAATTCTATCTCAACTAGTGGATTTCTTGTGCCATTACATGACCACGAAAGTGATAGGTACCCTCTGGATTTGTCTTCTTCCAGCGCTATTCCGGGACAGTTACATTACCAACTCATTTTCACACATGCGTTACTTTTATATGTATTGGCTGCACATGGTTTGCTCTACAATATG CTGAACTCTGAGACTCATGAACTTCTAGATCCCTTGACAACTGCAGCAGATGATCACAGTATTTTTGACAAGATTGATGTTTTCTATGCTGCACCGAAAATGACAGAAACATATGCAGCTTTAGCTTCTCAGACAGATATCTCTTTTGCTTGGAATAGTTCAGCCTCATCGATTGAACGTTCGCTCTACAGGTCTGTTGTCTTGACAAGAAAAGCATGGCTTGAAAATCAGCTGGTCAAGGCCCGTAGACAACCATTTATGAGTTTTGCTAAGTTGGAAAAATGGGTTACACTGCCTATCAAAGTTGTTAATGTTTTTCTGTATGTCATCTTTACCGGAGGCTCTTCACTTTGCATATGA
- the LOC126791231 gene encoding uncharacterized protein LOC126791231 isoform X2: MVSSVASLNSETHELLDPLTTAADDHSIFDKIDVFYAAPKMTETYAALASQTDISFAWNSSASSIERSLYRSVVLTRKAWLENQLVKARRQPFMSFAKLEKWVTLPIKVVNVFLYVIFTGGSSLCI; encoded by the exons ATGGTATCTTCCGTTGCTTCC CTGAACTCTGAGACTCATGAACTTCTAGATCCCTTGACAACTGCAGCAGATGATCACAGTATTTTTGACAAGATTGATGTTTTCTATGCTGCACCGAAAATGACAGAAACATATGCAGCTTTAGCTTCTCAGACAGATATCTCTTTTGCTTGGAATAGTTCAGCCTCATCGATTGAACGTTCGCTCTACAGGTCTGTTGTCTTGACAAGAAAAGCATGGCTTGAAAATCAGCTGGTCAAGGCCCGTAGACAACCATTTATGAGTTTTGCTAAGTTGGAAAAATGGGTTACACTGCCTATCAAAGTTGTTAATGTTTTTCTGTATGTCATCTTTACCGGAGGCTCTTCACTTTGCATATGA